A section of the Rhipicephalus sanguineus isolate Rsan-2018 chromosome 11, BIME_Rsan_1.4, whole genome shotgun sequence genome encodes:
- the LOC119373874 gene encoding sulfotransferase 1A1 produces MMKLLKFVHGVPVPRFFPDDAVISALSYEPQPGDVFIVTYPKCGTTWVQCIAYGIYNDGQPPPDLAGFLAKSPYIELFGADAVKSMPRPGTIKTHLPFDERRFSSRAKYIYVARNPYDVCVSLYHHFRTQTVAAKEPIGFDECLRCFVSGDINFGSYLEDSLIPWYNRRHESNVLFLTYEDLHADVKPQVKRIAEFLGEHYARLISRDSAMLQRVVDMSTKQSMRPFFRDFITANFEFVVDHRNSKNIPVTREVLGVLEFLRSRPPGHEFVRNGTVGGYKDVLSDFHKEVLREWISAKASGSDVMNLWPSTNIA; encoded by the coding sequence ATGATGAAACTGCTCAAATTCGTGCACGGAGTGCCGGTGCCCCGATTCTTTCCAGACGACGCCGTCATTTCGGCGCTCTCCTACGAGCCGCAACCCGGGGACGTCTTCATTGTCACGTACCCAAAATGCGGCACGACTTGGGTCCAGTGCATCGCATACGGAATCTACAACGACGGCCAGCCACCACCGGATCTCGCCGGATTCCTGGCGAAGTCCCCGTACATCGAGCTCTTCGGCGCTGACGCTGTGAAATCCATGCCTCGACCGGGTACCATCAAGACCCACCTGCCTTTCGACGAGCGGAGATTTTCATCCCGTGCGAAGTACATATACGTCGCCAGGAATCCGTACGACGTGTGTGTCTCTCTGTACCATCACTTCAGAACTCAGACCGTCGCCGCGAAAGAACCTATAGGTTTCGACGAGTGCCTCCGATGTTTTGTTTCCGGTGATATAAACTTCGGCAGCTACTTGGAAGACAGCTTGATCCCTTGGTACAACCGCAGACACGAGAGTAACGTACTTTTCCTGACCTACGAGGACCTCCACGCTGACGTCAAGCCGCAAGTGAAGAGGATCGCCGAGTTCCTTGGTGAACACTACGCTCGCCTAATCTCCAGGGACTCCGCAATGCTGCAGCGAGTCGTCGACATGTCCACAAAGCAAAGCATGCGTCCATTCTTCAGAGACTTTATAACGGCCAACTTCGAGTTTGTGGTGGACCATAGAAACAGTAAAAACATTCCAGTGACCAGGGAGGTGTTGGGTGTCCTGGAGTTTCTTCGGAGCAGACCACCAGGACACGAGTTCGTGCGTAATGGGACCGTTGGTGGCTACAAGGACGTCCTGAGTGATTTCCATAAAGAGGTACTGAGGGAGTGGATTTCCGCGAAGGCTTCTGGGAGCGATGTTATGAACCTCTGGCCGAGCACCAATATTGCATAG